A single Drosophila miranda strain MSH22 chromosome XR, D.miranda_PacBio2.1, whole genome shotgun sequence DNA region contains:
- the LOC108151021 gene encoding uncharacterized protein LOC108151021, with amino-acid sequence MMRRSVCAWVVLAALLAAVGGEAYNDVAINADMSIGMVQCPPYDDPGRVVLLPFHNDCSKYITCLQGNPYVQQCPDNLFWSQRNYRCVNREYSECRSTDTEDFVEYSAYPGDCSRFYEKRALRCANNYLFNPQNLRCEPSRYVNSCKSVPPWNSVPPTDPNYPMIPSTVPPAATPPSMTWPTPAPEYNAPLDAQSLCKNSIPNSYIPFPGDCHKFIHCGPTATMLNCPADLFWNTGVLSCTASSRGCQILH; translated from the exons A TGATGCGTCGTTCTGTCTGTGCTTGGGTGGTCTTGGCAGCATTGCTTGCCGCTGTTGGAGGTGAGGCATATAATGATGTG GCCATCAATGCTGACATGTCTATTGGGATGGTACAATGCCCACCCTACGATGATCCCGGCCGCGTTGTGTTACTGCCATTCCACAATGACTGCAGCAAGTACATTACCTGCCTCCAAGGCAATCCCTACGTGCAGCAGTGTCCGGACAACTTATTCTGGAGCCAACGAAACTACCGTTGCGTTAACCGAGAGTACTCCGAGTGCCGTAGCACAGACACAGAGGATTTTGTTGAATACAGCGCATATCCTGGGGACTGTAGTCGCTTCTACGAGAAACGGGCCCTTCGCTGTGCCAACAACTATCTATTCAACCCGCAAAATCTACGCTGCGAGCCTTCTCGGTACGTCAACAGCTGCAAGTCTGTGCCACCATGGAACAGCGTGCCACCCACCGATCCCAACTATCCCATGATCCCATCTACAGTGCCTCCTGCTGCCACTCCTCCGTCAATGACCTGGCCTACACCAGCACCGGAATACAATGCCCCGCTTGATGCTCAGTCGCTGTGCAAGAATAGCATCCCGAATTCATATATTCCGTTTCCCGGAGACTGTCACAAGTTTATCCACTGTGGTCCAACGGCCACTATGTTGAATTGCCCTGCAGACTTATTCTGGAACACTGGTGTGCTCTCTTGCACTGCCTCCAGCCGTGGATGCCAGATACTCCACTAA
- the LOC108151010 gene encoding uncharacterized protein LOC108151010, giving the protein MKVLDCKCFTFIAYFLAAVCDGTPSSYRTSGSAMNDCRSPPEVDSAFCVSLPAGNYKYPYDCSAYISCTESCAELENCPPGKLFNNFLRICDTPEAVDCTASPYPAPQADPCVGQPNHTLLPSDSACNEFIVCVDEHSKVDQCPGQLLFNPDLRICDYPNEVWCYGDHSTQVVPEATMTTQGLFTECVGQALGTCFPYLKNCQQYYYCFGNNSFTILPCPNDNWYNPYSGHCGPEVSSEACREVTTSTGPITIPRSTPDYKDYLCADQVLGVAFPLESDCQQYVLCMGNDQWTTAKCPVNAWFDPKTGDCGPNVSPTACRDTFTTSPTVQTTQNWDDLCADQNLGFSYPLVTNCQQYILCMGDGSYSIANCIYNAWYDPQTGNCGPDVAPTACTENGIATGSTASQSNTHSTTWSTSFTTIQTPDTTTSVPVDSEICSGQSKGHYASYPEDCRKYIVCVSPVPIAFYCMEGYYFNEALQKCVDFQLSDCPKGETTTLSPSYTTPTPSPTVCLNNAGNTVPFPDNCQWFLRCVDDLVYMMGVCGSGEFFDPLTGQCGSDVSPEACRWDYDSTTLGLGTTDDPTTLSTPSTPTTEAIDPCEGMPDGKLVPYPSDCSKFIKCVRPLPIVYDCADGQEFSAFLERCMAPWVANCTIPATTTPLPFSPTTDGTPAPDSFCAYQAEGSLVPYPGNCSKYIVCQDPIPVGYACADGEEFSPTDLACMEPRLACCSPNNLVFLSNMNKNPNTLIWESLEAIAMFFW; this is encoded by the exons ATGAAAG TTTTAGACTGTAAATGTTTTACGTTCATCGCTTACTTTTTGGCAGCTGTCTGCGATGGCACCCCGTCTTCATACCGAACTTCTGGTAGCGCGATGAACGACTGCCGATCCCCTCCAGAAGTGGACTCTGCCTTTTGCGTGTCGTTGCCTGCCGGAAACTATAAGTATCCCTACGACTGCAGTGCCTATATTTCGTGTACCGAATCGTGTGCAGAATTGGAGAATTGCCCACccggaaaactttttaatAATTTTCTTCGTATCTGCGACACACCGGAAGCCGTTGATTGCACGGCTTCGCCTTACCCAGCGCCTCAAGCTGATCCTTGCGTTGGTCAACCAAACCATACTCTACTTCCGTCCGATAGTGCCTGCAACGAGTTCATCGTGTGTGTGGACGAGCACAGTAAAGTGGACCAGTGCCCCGGCCAGTTGCTGTTTAATCCAGACCTCCGCATCTGTGACTATCCAAATGAAGTCTGGTGCTACGGTGACCATTCAACCCAGGTAGTGCCAGAAGCAACAATGACTACGCAGGGGCTTTTCACCGAGTGCGTCGGTCAGGCGCTGGGAACCTGCTTTCCGTACCTAAAAAACTGCCAGCAGTATTACTATTGCTTTGGCAACAACTCATTCACAATCCTTCCCTGCCCCAATGACAATTGGTACAACCCGTATAGCGGGCATTGTGGTCCGGAAGTCTCATCAGAAGCGTGCCGCGAAGTGACAACGTCTACAGGTCCCATCACCATTCCTCGGTCAACCCCAGACTATAAGGACTACCTATGTGCTGACCAGGTGCTGGGTGTCGCATTCCCATTGGAATCAGACTGCCAACAGTACGTTCTTTGCATGGGCAATGATCAATGGACGACCGCTAAGTGTCCAGTGAATGCTTGGTTCGATCCGAAGACTGGCGATTGCGGACCAAATGTATCGCCCACAGCGTGCCGCGACACATTTACCACAAGCCCAACCGTTCAAACTACCCAAAACTGGGACGATCTCTGCGCCGATCAGAATCTGGGCTTCTCCTACCCACTAGTAACGAACTGCCAACAGTATATCCTATGCATGGGAGATGGGAGCTACAGCATAGCCAATTGCATTTATAACGCGTGGTATGATCCTCAAACAGGCAATTGCGGCCCTGACGTTGCACCTACAGCCTGCACGGAAAACGGAATCGCTACTGGATCAACTGCCAGTCAATCGAACACTCATTCCACCACATGGTCTACCAGTTTTACCACCATTCAAACTCCCGACACGACGACTAGTGTGCCAGTTGATTCGGAAATCTGCTCAGGACAGAGCAAGGGTCATTACGCTTCCTATCCCGAAGATTGCAGAAAATACATAGTATGTGTTAGCCCGGTGCCTATTGCCTTTTACTGCATGGAAGGATACTACTTCAATGAGGCACTGCAGAAATGCGTTGATTTTCAGCTAAGTGACTGTCCAAAAGGAGAGACGACAACTTTATCGCCGAGCTATACCACACCAACCCCAAGTCCAACGGTCTGCCTCAACAATGCGGGCAACACCGTGCCGTTTCCAGATAATTGCCAGTGGTTTCTTCGGTGCGTGGACGATCTCGTTTATATGATGGGTGTGTGTGGAAGTGGGGAGTTTTTTGACCCATTAACAGGGCAGTGTGGTTCCGATGTATCCCCCGAGGCCTGTCGATGGGACTACGACTCAACCACTTTAGGTCTAGGAACAACGGACGACCCAACGACTCTCAGTACACCAAGTACTCCAACTACAGAAGCTATAGATCCCTGCGAGGGCATGCCTGACGGTAAACTTGTTCCCTATCCCTCTGACTGCAGTAAGTTCATAAAATGTGTCCGACCTTTACCCATCGTCTACGACTGTGCAGACGGCCAAGAGTTCAGTGCATTCCTCGAACGATGCATGGCTCCGTGGGTTGCAAATTGTACGATCCCAGCTACAACAACACCGCTTCCTTTTTCCCCCACAACTGATGGGACTCCAGCTCCGGATAGCTTTTGCGCTTATCAAGCCGAAGGCTCACTAGTCCCTTATCCCGGTAATTGCAGCAAGTACATAGTTTGTCAAGACCCCATTCCTGTGGGCTATGCGTGTGCAGATGGAGAAGAGTTCAGTCCAACCGATCTAGCCTGCATGGAACCCCGGCTGGCCTGTTGCAGCCCCAATAATTTGGTTTTCTTGTCTAATATGAATAAAAACCCAAATACCTTGATCTGGGAGTCCCTTGAGGCGATCGCAATGTTCTTTTGGTAG
- the LOC108151020 gene encoding chondroitin proteoglycan 2: MKLLGVLWTLCLLYKTSLARIQDGFSFKTSICDGKNGGLLPMYGTCRGYYVCLDGNAVIGSCERSTLFNPKTLHCDDAVDVDCIFEAKLNNYNDGSNSESEEDEEPQEIDSPPTRRPSKQQRPVAKQLLDTFNRVCAGKKDGVTLAKDGSCSEYIVCESKQPHLRVCPTNQHFSPTRRICMKPKDAKCLVGHENHQLEEPATSAGVCPEEKENSLVAHQKDCGKFLLCSNMMFLVMDCPIGLHFNSKTSRCDYPKIAKCQVKEKGNKAALKTKTSARKPKNRRL, translated from the exons ATGAAGCTTCTAGGAGTGCTGTGGACACTTTGCCTTCTATACAAAACTTCACTGGCTCGAATACAA GACGGCTTCTCGTTTAAGACCTCCATATGTGATGGTAAGAACGGGGGTCTTTTACCCATGTATGGAACGTGTAGGGGATATTATGTGTGTCTTGATGGGAACGCTGTGATCGGATCCTGCGAAAGAAGCACATTGTTTAATCCCAAGACTTTACATTGCGATGATGCCGTGGACGTAGACTGCATATTCGAGGCAAAGCTAAATAATTACAACGATGGATCGAACTCGGAGAGTGAGGAGGATGAGGAGCCTCAGGAAATTGATTCCCCACCCACGCGGAGACCGTCAAAGCAGCAGAGACCTGTGGCAAAACAACTTTTGGATACATTTAACAGAGTGTGCGCCGGTAAGAAAGATGGTGTGACTCTGGCAAAAGATGGCTCTTGCAGTGAGTACATTGTGTGCGAGTCGAAGCAGCCACATCTTCGCGTTTGTCCTACCAATCAGCATTTTAGTCCCACTCGCCGGATCTGTATGAAGCCGAAAGATGCCAAGTGTCTTGTGGGCCATGAAAATCATCAACTAGAAGAGCCAGCCACATCCGCCGGGGTCTGCCCTGAAGAAAAAGAGAACTCTTTGGTTGCTCACCAGAAAGATTGTGGAAAGTTTTTACTTTGCAGCAACATGATGTTCCTGGTAATGGATTGTCCCATTGGTTTGCATTTCAATTCCAAAACGTCGCGTTGCGACTATCCCAAGATCGCGAAATGTCAAGTGAAGGAAAAAGGAAATAAAGCTGCTTTAAAGACAAAAACTTCAGCACGTAAACCTAAAAATCGTCGCTTGTAA
- the LOC108151012 gene encoding chitin-binding domain protein cbd-1 has protein sequence MRGEKMSQSKHIHFAFFLCLTVSILVGSLNAECCKDGDKKIDEDDCTKYYACCTGKFVQKSCDSGDWWNWRTGECEKDFGECNSGETPTCTEGELEENPSDCAGYLECENGIFVIKKCPAQNYFNTTLNKCVEDTCGVCVGCVEGSTKADSDGDCTKYEVCSSGKYVSKSCGTGDYWNALKGECEKDNGECNGNSTCTEGQQEVNPADCAGYLECIHGSLVARKCPDLNYFNVTENKCVLDTEGVCISKVCDPECCDKSNNWIGPVDNNCSAFIQCVYGIKFEQRCPNNLQFNPSTLDCDFPENVKCDDGSAPPSGPNAGPSGTYCESHGRCVGQRDGTMFGDASTTYSSAYVVCQCECEVDFNCNAGLLYNPQLKVCDWPENVKF, from the exons ATGCGTGGCGAAAAGATGTCTCAATCAAAACATATACACTTTG CCTTTTTTCTGTGCCTTACGGTTTCTATTCTCGTTGGCTCACTGAATGCCGAATGTTGCAAAGACGGCGATAAAAAGATCGACGAGGATGATTGCACCAAGTATTATGCCTGCTGCACCGGCAAGTTCGTTCAGAAGTCTTGTGATAGTGGGGACTGGTGGAACTGGCGAACCGGCGAGTGTGAAAAAGACTTCGGCGAGTGCAACTCCGGCGAGACCCCGACGTGTACCGAAGGTGAATTGGAAGAGAACCCCTCAGACTGCGCAGGATATCTTGAGTGTGAGAACGGAATCTTTGTGATcaagaagtgtcccgctcagAATTACTTTAATACCACACTTAATAAGTGTGTTGAGGACACCTGTGGAGTGTGCGTTGGATGTGTGGAGGGAAGCACTAAGGCGGACTCAGATGGAGACTGTACAAAGTATGAAGTCTGCTCAAGTGGAAAGTATGTATCCAAATCATGTGGCACCGGAGATTACTGGAACGCGCTTAAAGGCGAATGCGAAAAAGACAATGGAGAGTGCAATGGAAACAGCACATGTACAGAGGGACAACAGGAGGTGAATCCCGCAGACTGCGCTGGATATTTGGAGTGTATCCATGGAAGCTTGGTTGCTAGAAAGTGTCCAGACTTGAACTACTTCAATGTCACAGAGAATAAGTGTGTTCTGGACACCGAAGGCGTTTGCATCAGCAAAGTCTGCGACCCAGAGTGCTGCGATAAATCCAACAATTGGATAGGGCCTGTAGATAACAATTGTTCTGCCTTCATCCAATGTGTCTATGGCATCAAATTTGAACAAAGGTGTCCGAATAACCTGCAGTTCAATCCATCCACGCTTGACTGTGACTTCCCTGAGAATGTGAAATGTGATGACGGTTCTGCGCCACCTAGCGGTCCTAATGCCGGACCATCTGGCACCTACTGCGAGAGCCATGGTCGTTGTGTTGGCCAGCGTGATGGAACCATGTTCGGCGATGCCAGCACGACGTATAGTAGCGCCTATGTGGTCTGCCAGTGCGAGTGTGAAGTGGACTTTAACTGCAACGCTGGATTGCTATATAATCCGCAGCTCAAGGTCTGCGATTGGCCCGAAAATGTGAAATTCTAA
- the LOC108151011 gene encoding chitin-binding domain protein cbd-1 translates to MPPLCQGRHLVVREFRTTSKLLIVLKMCNTVLCALWTILVVAAASAQLSSVCLYEPDGTRVPVATHCGRFAVCQQGEVAAIGSCPRGLHFNRQLAECDFQWRANCLGLSPFAGTNTRADAECTCTCCADECPDIDDDKPGLTTSVTEPCDTEPSSSEPAVTSSTNPTEPDKSTDGVSDETTTDEPTTDTNNAVNTTPSPPSAVPTYCSSQRDECANQTTNVNLPIPGVCGRYIQCSNRCVNEMSCPSGLYFNPISEYCDFPENVNCTPSIIADSSEDIEGPSGTTCSSQGVCAGMRDGTLLADPETNGYFVCQCQCPIAMPCDEYTKFNQTAQVCDWDTSVESTAVICPDGLVYNATANECDYPEGYVPEVACNSTSNVCQGEEEGALFPVDGVCNKFYKCNYNCAVEQQCPNNLIFNVETEICDYPQNVQCQWPHTPPSGPNAGPSGIACETNGRCLNAREGTYLPSEISCNGYVICQCECEVELACPDGLYWDQDLLTCNYSINVNCTL, encoded by the exons ATGCCTCCACTTTGTCAGGGTCGCCACTTAGTCGTTCGCGAATTTCGGACTACTTCAAAGCTGCTGATCGTCTTGAAAATGTGCAACACCGTTTTGTGTG CTCTATGGACGATTCTAGTGGTCGCAGCCGCATCTGCTCAACTGTCGAGTGTTTGCCTCTATGAACCGGACGGGACGCGAGTGCCTGTGGCGACCCATTGCGGTCGCTTTGCGGTATGCCAGCAGGGAGAAGTGGCTGCCATCGGCAGCTGTCCCCGCGGGCTCCACTTCAATCGACAACTGGCCGAGTGCGATTTCCAGTGGCGAGCCAACTGCTTGGGCCTGTCGCCATTTGCAGGCACTAATACCAGGGCAGATGCCGAATGCACCTGCACCTGTTGTGCCGATGAGTGTCCGGACATTGACGACGATAAGCCAGGCTTAACCACGTCGGTAACAGAGCCTTGCGACACGGAGCCGTCAAGCTCAGAACCCGCCGTCACAAGCTCTACGAACCCCACAGAACCCGATAAGTCCACGGATGGTGTCTCCGATGAGACCACAACCGATGAGCCCACAACCGACACGAACAATGCCGTCAACACCACGCCTTCCCCTCCATCTGCTGTGCCCACCTATTGCTCCAGCCAGCGCGATGAATGTGCCAACCAGACTACCAACGTCAATCTGCCAATTCCCGGAGTTTGCGGAAGGTACATTCAGTGCAGTAATAGATGCGTCAATGAGATGAGCTGTCCCTCCGGCCTCTACTTTAATCCCATAAGCGAATACTGTGACTTCCCGGAGAACGTTAATTGCACACCATCGATCATCGCAGACTCCTCAGAAGATATAGAGGGACCCTCGGGCACGACGTGTTCAAGCCAGGGCGTCTGTGCGGGCATGCGTGACGGCACGCTGCTCGCCGATCCCGAAACTAATGGATACTTTGTGTGTCAATGCCAATGCCCCATCGCAATGCCTTGCGACGAGTACACCAAGTTCAATCAGACTGCTCAGGTCTGCGACTGGGACACGAGCGTTGAATCTACTGCGGTTATCTGTCCCGACGGTCTGGTCTACAATGCCACCGCGAATGAGTGCGATTATCCCGAAGGCTATGTTCCAGAAGTCGCCTgcaacagcaccagcaacgTGTGCCAGGGCGAGGAGGAAGGAGCCCTGTTCCCGGTAGATGGAGTGTGCAACAAGTTCTATAAGTGCAACTACAACTGTGCCGTTGAACAGCAGTGCCCAAACAACTTGATCTTCAACGTAGAGACTGAGATCTGCGACTATCCCCAAAACGTGCAGTGTCAATGGCCTCATACGCCGCCCTCAGGACCGAACGCCGGACCCTCGGGCATCGCTTGCGAGACCAACGGCCGCTGCCTGAATGCACGGGAGGGTACCTATTTACCATCCGAGATTAGTTGCAATGGATATGTCATCTGCCAATGCGAGTGCGAGGTCGAGTTGGCGTGTCCCGATGGCTTGTACTGGGACCAGGACCTATTGACTTGCAACTACAGCATAAACGTCAATTGTACTCTATAG
- the LOC108153644 gene encoding peritrophin-48, producing the protein MRGLTSYLHALLLALVLQLSSQTQLLNSGDDVCRLFADGTKLRKPGGCNEWIECQNHISMTGGTCSGSKPYFKLKSSDCASSVDTKYCNSPCTKKTNGYLGSTLNCANWYYCEGATLKGSGVCTGQYFDQALQQCVYAENTSCAAKFEWCDIVPPNVPFLDEEHCNMFHTCSSTFSLVNNTCDEGKYYDVQKKVCVDKREVDCGEHPLPVDVCGTNKLAVRNKFVSDGATCRGYFYCRDLGSGNPDPNPERLQCGVDYFFNQERQACMPREDQKCDWDRCDGRDSGFELAQVEGCHNYLSCTNGKEMNVLVCEDGGYFDVAAQKCTPTIKSYSVCTS; encoded by the exons ATGCGAG GATTGACAAGCTATCTGCATGCCCTGCTGCTGGCTCTCGTACTGCAGCTGAGCAGCCAGACCCAGCTCCTGAACTCTGGCGACGATGTCTGCCGACTGTTTGCGGATGGCACTAAGCTCCGCAAGCCGGGCGGCTGTAATGAGTGGATTGAGTGTCAGAACCATATCAGCATGACTGGTGGAACTTGTAGCGGGTCCAAACCATACTTCAAACTTAAGAGTAGCGACTGCGCGAGTTCCGTGGACACCAAATACTGCAACAGTCCGTGCACTAAGAAAACAAACGGTTACTTGGGCAGCACCCTCAACTGTGCCAATTGGTATTACTGCGAGGGGGCTACCTTGAAAGGCAGCGGGGTCTGCACCGGCCAGTACTTCGACCAGGCGCTGCAGCAGTGCGTTTATGCGGAGAATACTTCGTGCGCCGCCAAATTTGAGTGGTGCGACATCGTGCCCCCAAACGTGCCATTCCTCGACGAGGAACACTGCAACATGTTCCACACATGCAGCAGTACTTTTTCATTAGTCAACAACACCTGCGATGAGGGAAAGTATTACGATGTGCAAAAGAAGGTATGTGTGGACAAGAGAGAGGTCGATTGTGGCGAGCATCCCCTGCCAGTGGACGTGTGTGGAACCAACAAGCTGGCTGTGCGCAACAAATTTGTTTCGGATGGTGCCACCTGCCGAGGATACTTCTACTGCCGGGATCTCGGCTCTGGAAATCCTGATCCCAACCCCGAGCGGCTGCAGTGCGGAGTGGATTATTTCTTCAACCAGGAGCGACAGGCTTGTATGCCACGCGAAGACCAGAAGTGTGACTGGGATCGCTGTGACGGGCGCGACAGTGGCTTCGAGTTGGCCCAGGTGGAGGGTTGCCATAACTACCTATCGTGCACAAATGGCAAAGAAATGAATGTATTGGTGTGTGAAGATGGCGGGTACTTCGATGTGGCAGCCCAGAAGTGTACTCCAACCATTAAAAGCTACAGTGTATGCACCAGTTAG
- the LOC108153643 gene encoding 26S proteasome regulatory subunit 10B, whose protein sequence is MAQAPETQNENAPTASSVMLGERNKALVNYRRKLMEHRQTEARLKGLRDKQKVLKVEYEKSEGDLEALLSVGQMLADVIQQLTPDTFIVKSSNGPRYIVGCRRQINKSHLKAGTRVALDLTTLTIMRYLPREVDPLVYNMVHEDPGDVNYSEIGGLGEQIRQLREVIELPLLNPELFLRVGINPPKGCLLYGPPGTGKTLMARAIASQMDANFLKVVSSAIVDKYIGESARLIREMFSYARDHQPCIIFMDEIDAIGGRRFSEGSSADREIQRTLMELLNQMDGFDSLGQVKMIMATNRPDTLDPALLRPGRLDRKLEIPLPNEVARMDILKIHAGPLSKQGVIDYEAIVKLSDTFNGADLRNTCTEAGLFALRADREFILQEDFMKAVRKVAGNKKLESKLDYKPI, encoded by the coding sequence ATGGCACAGGCTCCAGAAACTCAAAATGAAAATGCACCAACCGCAAGTTCGGTCATGCTGGGCGAGCGCAATAAGGCCCTGGTTAACTACCGCCGTAAGCTGATGGAGCACCGCCAAACTGAGGCTCGCCTGAAGGGACTTCGTGACAAGCAAAAGGTGCTGAAGGTCGAATACGAGAAGTCGGAGGGTGACCTGGAGGCACTGCTGAGCGTTGGCCAGATGCTGGCAGATGTTATCCAGCAGTTGACTCCGGACACCTTCATTGTCAAGTCGTCGAACGGGCCGCGCTACATCGTCGGGTGCAGGCGTCAGATCAACAAATCGCACTTAAAGGCTGGCACACGGGTCGCCCTGGATCTTACCACGCTGACCATCATGCGGTACTTGCCACGCGAGGTCGACCCTCTGGTGTACAACATGGTTCACGAGGATCCAGGCGACGTGAATTACAGCGAAATTGGTGGCCTGGGCGAGCAGATACGGCAGCTCCGCGAAGTAATCGAGCTGCCACTGCTGAACCCGGAGCTTTTTCTGCGCGTGGGTATCAACCCGCCCAAGGGCTGCCTGCTTTACGGGCCACCTGGAACAGGTAAGACCCTGATGGCACGCGCCATCGCCTCCCAGATGGACGCCAACTTCCTGAAGGTGGTTTCCTCGGCGATTGTCGACAAGTACATAGGGGAAAGTGCGCGCCTGATACGCGAGATGTTCTCCTATGCCCGCGACCATCAGCCGTGCATCATATTCATGGATGAAATCGACGCTATTGGAGGGCGCCGCTTCTCGGAGGGGTCCTCCGCCGATCGCGAAATCCAGCGCACTCTCATGGAGCTGCTCAACCAAATGGATGGCTTCGACTCGCTTGGCCAAGTGAAGATGATTATGGCCACGAATCGTCCGGATACTCTCGACCCGGCCCTTCTACGTCCAGGCCGCTTGGACCGCAAGCTTGAGATCCCTCTTCCCAATGAAGTGGCACGCATGGACATACTCAAGATACACGCAGGACCGCTCTCCAAGCAGGGCGTGATAGACTACGAGGCCATTGTAAAGCTCTCCGACACGTTTAACGGTGCCGACCTGCGCAACACTTGCACTGAGGCTGGACTGTTTGCCCTTCGCGCCGATCGTGAGTTCATTCTGCAGGAGGACTTCATGAAGGCGGTGCGCAAAGTTGCCGGCAACAAGAAGCTGGAATCAAAATTGGACTACAAGCCTATTTAA
- the LOC108153718 gene encoding endonuclease G, mitochondrial — MPIYTLFPLIAVSGAVGFLVGALAQQDISYRKLNNTMVSDAYVYQSRRKIFKSLSFLGITSPAPAALQPTQNSVSTMSGSSFAGSETESSKIELSPDTGSMSLFEQFILWSRSQVNHVIMFMTFSIGAEQPQYKEISHVASIMKYGFPGMDEIHVYKNFVVSYDRRNRIAHWVCEHLKGECLTYRDPQTLEKPNEYIPDASIPTMFSANMRDFRNSEWVGGHMASPQNYKCDIAMFTEAYKFPNIVPISRALKNNVWLRLEHYVRELALKSGSVYVYTGPMFMPQRITFRNWAIRHHVMGMNTVAVPTHFFKVIISEHRQDDDLPFVEGYVVPNAEVDAETDLRSFLADVRDIEHFAGLKFFDGDQRKRLDFTSSDSSLDIEYVH; from the exons ATGCCAATCTATACTCTTTTTCCGTTGATTGCTGTGTCCGGCGCGGTAGGTTTTCTAGTCGGAGCCCTCGCGCAGCAGGACATATCATATCGAAAGCTAAACAATACGATGGTCAGCGATGCGTATGTGTACCAGAGCCGCCGTAAGATATTCAAATCG CTATCGTTTCTAGGGATAACAtccccagctccagctgcaTTACAGCCAACACAGAATTCGGTGAGCACAATGAGCGGGAGTTCCTTCGCGGGGAGCGAAACTGAATCGTCGAAAATCGAATTATCACCCGATACTGGCAGTATGTCTCTGTTTGAGCAATTCATTCTTTGGAGCCGTAGCCAAGTAAACCACGTG ATCATGTTCATGACCTTTTCAATAGGAGCTGAACAGCCTCAATACAAGGAGATATCACATGTAGCCAGCATTATGAAGTACGGCTTTCCTGGAATGGACGAGATACATGTCTATAAGAACTTTGTGGTCTCGTACGATAGACGCAATCGCATCGCCCATTGGGTCTGTGAGCATCTGAAAGGCGAATGCCTGACCTACAGAGATCCACAGACCCTGGAAAAGCCCAACGAATACATACCCGATGCTAGTATTCCGACCATGTTCAGTGCGAATATGCGCGACTTTCGAAATTCCGAGTGGGTGGGGGGCCACATGGCGTCGCCCCAGAACTACAAGTGCGACATAGCAATGTTCACCGAGGCGTACAAATTCCCCAACATAGTGCCAATCAGTCGGGCCCTTAAAAATAATGTCTGGTTGCGTCTGGAGCACTATGTCCGCGAGCTGGCACTCAAGTCGGGCTCGGTGTACGTATACACCGGTCCCATGTTCATGCCACAACGCATCACCTTCAGGAACTGGGCCATCCGTCACCATGTGATGGGTATGAATACAGTCGCAGTGCCCACCCACTTTTTTAAGGTCATTATCAGTGAGCACAGGCAAGATGATGATTTGCCCTTTGTGGAAGGCTATGTGGTGCCCAATGCCGAGGTCGACGCTGAAACAGATCTCCGCTCTTTTCTGGCTGACGTCCGGGATATTGAACACTTTGCCGGACTCAAGTTCTTCGACGGTGACCAGCGGAAGCGACTTGATTTCACATCAAGCGATAGTTCACTAGATATTGAATATGTCCACTGA